The following coding sequences lie in one Kitasatospora herbaricolor genomic window:
- a CDS encoding GOLPH3/VPS74 family protein, with product MSRGLHLAAYLLAFDTRARSLQDRPRAGYLVRAGALAELADRGAATEDGAGRVQVTLADPTGDRVLDALLTELGERPRSWKSWIRRSREDTLEAVEEQLTVLGVTTMADRDPHGPVEPHRRVALKDPREALDLQVRVAGLVRGGAPLAQVSYADAVLAALAAHGHLRLVLSRHDRKAHARRIDHLTDRLADRTPGLARAVTRLNLTMIAGQGGIGGG from the coding sequence CGCTGCAGGACCGCCCCCGCGCCGGCTACCTGGTACGCGCCGGCGCCCTGGCCGAACTCGCCGACCGGGGGGCCGCCACCGAGGACGGGGCCGGCCGCGTCCAGGTCACCCTCGCGGATCCCACCGGCGACCGCGTCCTGGACGCGCTGCTCACCGAGCTGGGCGAACGGCCCCGCAGCTGGAAGTCGTGGATCAGGCGCAGCCGCGAGGACACGCTGGAGGCCGTCGAGGAGCAGCTCACCGTCCTCGGCGTCACGACCATGGCCGACCGGGACCCGCACGGCCCCGTCGAGCCGCACCGGCGGGTGGCGCTCAAGGATCCGCGCGAGGCCCTGGACCTGCAGGTGCGGGTGGCCGGGCTCGTCCGCGGCGGGGCGCCGCTGGCGCAGGTTTCGTACGCCGATGCCGTCCTGGCGGCGCTCGCCGCCCACGGGCACCTGCGCCTGGTGCTCTCACGCCACGACCGCAAGGCCCACGCCCGGCGGATCGACCACCTCACCGACCGGCTCGCCGACCGGACGCCGGGCCTCGCCCGGGCCGTGACCCGGCTGAACCTGACCATGATCGCCGGGCAGGGCGGCATCGGCGGCGGCTAG
- a CDS encoding MepB family protein has protein sequence MPTNREHPSDLPPQPWLNTAPTHGDLSAAKALVYDSCGFTCSQPVPEAEGAAYAAHEFTLDGLSIRFRTARTTPTKAGQFCSSRRRCRPARRSWSGSAGSRPGRGPASGRRAGR, from the coding sequence ATGCCGACGAACCGCGAGCACCCGTCCGATCTCCCTCCCCAACCGTGGCTGAACACCGCCCCGACCCACGGAGATCTCAGTGCGGCGAAGGCACTCGTCTACGACTCCTGCGGGTTCACCTGCTCCCAGCCCGTGCCCGAAGCCGAGGGCGCCGCCTACGCCGCCCACGAGTTCACTCTTGACGGACTCTCCATCCGATTCCGCACGGCCAGGACGACCCCCACCAAGGCCGGCCAATTTTGCTCTAGCCGCCGCCGATGCCGCCCTGCCCGGCGATCATGGTCAGGTTCAGCCGGGTCACGGCCCGGGCGAGGCCCGGCGTCCGGTCGGCGAGCCGGTCGGTGA
- a CDS encoding alpha/beta hydrolase family protein: MKQLLFPNNIQFWYETLRSMSHIAYGGADFGEVVATGERITEGDYASWYTEWLATADRVSGQAGKALAAGHRVSARDGFLRASNYYRSAEFFLHGHPSDPRHDHAYDRSVACFRAAAALFTPIIEPVEIPYEGTTLPGYLYRVDDSATPRPTLIMHNGFDGTAEELHFFGAMAGVERGYTVLVFDGPGMPGPRHHEGLVFRPDWENVVTPVVDFAETLPDVDNSRIALLGISMGGILAPRAAAFEHRLAALIAVDGLYDLGQTSVRNIPGTREEAERLLRAQSAPELDTALEQIMTKDPIARWAINHGMYVMGVDTPRAFNASYLDYTLAGGIAERIQCPTLVCDAEDDMFFKGQPEQLYEHLTCPKTLMMFTAEEGAGAHCHPGAMRLTQARIYDWLDDTLKATA, encoded by the coding sequence ATGAAGCAGCTGCTGTTCCCGAACAACATCCAGTTCTGGTACGAGACCCTGCGCTCGATGAGTCACATCGCCTACGGCGGGGCCGACTTCGGCGAGGTCGTCGCCACCGGCGAGCGCATCACCGAGGGCGACTACGCCAGCTGGTACACCGAGTGGCTCGCCACCGCCGACCGGGTGTCCGGCCAGGCCGGGAAGGCGCTGGCGGCCGGTCACCGGGTGAGTGCCCGGGACGGGTTCCTGCGGGCGTCGAACTACTACCGGTCGGCCGAGTTCTTCCTGCACGGCCACCCCAGCGACCCGCGTCACGACCACGCCTACGACCGCAGCGTGGCCTGCTTCCGAGCGGCGGCCGCGCTGTTCACCCCGATCATCGAGCCGGTCGAGATCCCCTACGAGGGCACCACCCTGCCGGGCTACCTGTACCGCGTCGACGACTCCGCGACCCCGCGGCCGACGCTGATCATGCACAACGGCTTCGACGGCACCGCGGAGGAACTGCACTTCTTCGGGGCGATGGCCGGCGTCGAGCGCGGCTACACCGTGCTGGTCTTCGACGGCCCCGGCATGCCCGGCCCGCGCCACCACGAGGGCCTGGTGTTCCGCCCCGACTGGGAGAACGTCGTCACCCCCGTCGTGGACTTCGCCGAGACCCTCCCGGACGTCGACAACAGCCGCATCGCGCTCCTCGGCATCAGCATGGGCGGGATACTCGCCCCCCGGGCCGCCGCGTTCGAACACCGCCTGGCCGCGCTGATCGCCGTCGACGGCCTCTACGACCTCGGCCAGACCTCCGTCCGCAACATCCCCGGCACCCGCGAGGAGGCCGAGCGGCTCCTGCGCGCGCAGTCCGCACCCGAACTCGACACCGCCCTCGAACAGATCATGACCAAGGACCCGATCGCCCGCTGGGCGATCAACCACGGCATGTACGTCATGGGCGTCGACACCCCCCGGGCCTTCAACGCCTCCTACCTCGACTACACCCTCGCCGGCGGCATCGCCGAACGGATCCAGTGCCCCACCCTCGTCTGCGACGCCGAGGACGACATGTTCTTCAAGGGCCAGCCCGAACAGCTCTACGAGCACCTCACCTGCCCCAAGACCCTGATGATGTTCACCGCCGAGGAAGGCGCCGGCGCCCACTGCCACCCCGGCGCCATGCGCCTGACCCAGGCCCGCATCTACGACTGGCTCGACGACACCCTCAAGGCGACCGCCTGA
- a CDS encoding TetR-like C-terminal domain-containing protein: protein MTPKELTTRIRKSPEQVRAAVHQAVIDLLCDPKGEDLTIPAIAGRAGVNHTSVYRRWGSLDTLLADMVTTRLERDSPLNDTGTLRGDLLAWAEASVASIRTAEGRALVRAVVLSMPNSAQAQDERAQHFRRRMHSIEQIRHRATARGENPPPLEQILDQLIAPFYLRAIFGIDPPATGYPELLVDRLLGNARADPAVD, encoded by the coding sequence GTGACTCCGAAGGAACTGACCACACGCATCCGCAAGAGCCCCGAACAGGTCCGCGCGGCCGTCCACCAGGCGGTCATCGACCTGCTCTGCGACCCGAAGGGCGAAGACCTCACCATCCCCGCGATCGCCGGGCGCGCCGGCGTCAACCACACCAGCGTCTACCGGCGCTGGGGCAGCCTCGACACACTTCTGGCCGACATGGTCACCACCCGCCTCGAACGCGACTCGCCGCTGAACGACACCGGCACCCTGCGCGGCGACCTCCTGGCCTGGGCCGAAGCCAGCGTCGCAAGCATCCGCACCGCCGAAGGGCGCGCCCTCGTGCGCGCCGTCGTCCTGTCCATGCCGAACAGCGCCCAGGCCCAGGACGAGCGCGCGCAGCACTTCCGGCGCCGGATGCACTCCATCGAGCAGATCCGCCATCGGGCCACGGCCCGGGGCGAGAACCCGCCGCCCCTGGAGCAGATCCTCGACCAGCTCATCGCACCGTTCTACCTGCGGGCGATCTTCGGCATCGACCCGCCGGCCACCGGCTACCCCGAACTCCTCGTCGACAGACTGCTCGGCAACGCACGTGCGGATCCTGCCGTCGACTGA
- a CDS encoding RNA polymerase sigma-70 factor — protein sequence MNQPQQPGPDQLAFQQYRTLLFSVAYRILGSAADAEDTVQDAWLKWSSADRSQVADPKAYLTRIISNLAMERLRSTRHRRETYVGPWLPEPILTGPDTADGLATADSVSTALLVVLETLSPLERAVFVLKEVFAFSHAEIAQAVERSEPAVRQAAHRAREHVQARRPRFTADRTRQRDVTERFLAAATGGDINTLMELLSPDVTVWTDGGGKVRQALKPVVGLETVARWFAALGTVTYQGVEPGRMRAELTWINGGPGVVFRGPDRVVATLTFDFDPEGRIRTIHNVANPDKLHAVADGTRHELR from the coding sequence GTGAACCAGCCGCAGCAGCCCGGCCCCGACCAGCTCGCCTTCCAGCAGTACCGCACCCTGCTCTTCTCCGTCGCCTACCGGATCCTCGGCAGCGCCGCCGACGCCGAGGACACCGTCCAGGACGCCTGGCTCAAGTGGTCGTCGGCCGACCGCTCCCAGGTCGCCGACCCCAAGGCCTACCTGACCCGGATCATCTCCAACCTGGCGATGGAACGGCTGCGCTCCACCCGCCACAGGCGCGAGACCTACGTCGGGCCGTGGCTGCCCGAGCCGATCCTCACCGGCCCCGACACCGCCGACGGCCTCGCCACCGCGGACTCCGTCTCCACGGCCCTGCTGGTCGTCCTGGAGACGCTGAGCCCCCTGGAGCGGGCGGTCTTCGTCCTGAAGGAGGTCTTCGCCTTCAGCCACGCGGAGATCGCGCAGGCCGTGGAACGCTCCGAACCGGCCGTCCGGCAGGCCGCGCACCGCGCCCGCGAGCACGTCCAGGCCCGCCGCCCCCGCTTCACGGCCGACCGCACCCGCCAACGCGACGTCACCGAGCGCTTCCTCGCGGCGGCGACCGGCGGCGACATCAACACCCTGATGGAACTGCTCTCCCCGGACGTGACCGTGTGGACCGACGGCGGCGGCAAGGTCCGCCAGGCCCTCAAGCCGGTCGTCGGCCTGGAGACCGTGGCCCGTTGGTTCGCCGCGCTCGGCACCGTGACCTACCAGGGCGTCGAGCCCGGGCGGATGCGGGCCGAACTCACCTGGATCAACGGCGGCCCGGGCGTGGTCTTCCGCGGCCCGGACCGCGTGGTCGCCACGCTCACCTTCGACTTCGACCCGGAGGGCCGCATCCGGACCATCCACAACGTGGCCAACCCGGACAAGCTGCACGCCGTCGCCGACGGCACCCGGCACGAACTCCGCTGA
- a CDS encoding NAD(P)/FAD-dependent oxidoreductase produces the protein MNEATARQHEVLVLGAGYAGLAAAIQLAARTRKRGNLRVTLVNPHDTFTERLRLHMTATGRPTAVMSIPQLLDGTGAVFVRGWVTAVDAEAKTVRIDDDQVLHYDTLVYGLGSVTDTAAVPGVDDHAYTLDSPQDAALLADRLTGLDDGASVVVAGSGLTGVEAAAEIAERHPRLQVVLLGRQEPGATMHPKAKAHLDAALARLGVQVRAGAEVVEVLPDGVELADGTGVPAAAVLWTSGTRVPPLAAAAGLTVDERGRVVTDSALRSVSHPDVHAVGDAAAIRQGYGVMHGTCQGGMPTGVHAALSILRLLAGKEPKPFRFGYYHTPVSLGRADAVVQFTHPDDSPRRIVLTGKRAAKYKETVSAAPWATFARMKKMPASGALWPHGGRHTRIRSAK, from the coding sequence ATGAACGAGGCGACAGCACGGCAGCACGAGGTCCTGGTCCTGGGCGCCGGCTACGCCGGCCTCGCCGCCGCGATCCAGCTCGCGGCCCGCACCAGGAAGCGCGGGAACCTGCGCGTGACCCTGGTCAACCCCCACGACACCTTCACCGAGCGGCTGCGCCTGCACATGACCGCCACCGGCCGGCCGACGGCCGTGATGAGCATCCCGCAGCTGCTGGACGGCACCGGCGCCGTCTTCGTCCGCGGCTGGGTCACCGCCGTGGACGCCGAGGCGAAGACCGTCCGGATCGACGACGACCAGGTCCTGCACTACGACACCCTGGTCTACGGCCTGGGCAGCGTCACGGACACCGCCGCGGTCCCGGGCGTGGACGACCACGCCTACACCCTCGACAGCCCGCAGGACGCCGCCCTCCTCGCCGACCGGCTGACTGGGCTCGACGACGGCGCGAGCGTCGTGGTCGCCGGCAGCGGCCTGACCGGTGTCGAGGCCGCCGCGGAGATCGCCGAGCGGCACCCCCGGCTCCAGGTCGTGCTGCTCGGCCGCCAGGAGCCGGGCGCGACCATGCACCCCAAGGCCAAGGCCCACCTGGACGCGGCGCTCGCCCGGCTCGGCGTCCAGGTGCGCGCCGGCGCCGAGGTGGTCGAGGTGCTGCCGGACGGCGTCGAGCTCGCCGACGGCACCGGCGTCCCGGCGGCCGCGGTGCTGTGGACCAGCGGCACCCGCGTCCCGCCGCTGGCCGCCGCCGCGGGCCTGACCGTCGACGAACGCGGCCGGGTGGTCACCGACAGCGCACTGCGCTCGGTCTCCCACCCGGACGTCCACGCGGTGGGCGACGCGGCGGCGATCCGCCAGGGCTACGGCGTGATGCACGGGACCTGCCAGGGCGGCATGCCCACCGGCGTGCACGCGGCCCTGTCGATCCTGCGCCTGCTGGCCGGCAAGGAACCCAAGCCGTTCCGCTTCGGCTACTACCACACGCCCGTCAGCCTGGGCCGCGCCGACGCCGTCGTGCAGTTCACCCACCCCGACGACAGCCCGCGCCGGATCGTGCTGACCGGCAAGCGGGCCGCGAAGTACAAGGAGACGGTCTCCGCCGCGCCGTGGGCGACCTTCGCGCGGATGAAGAAGATGCCCGCCTCGGGCGCCCTCTGGCCGCACGGCGGCCGCCACACCCGGATCAGGAGTGCCAAGTGA